Proteins found in one Scardovia inopinata JCM 12537 genomic segment:
- the pulA gene encoding type I pullulanase: MKKLKISKIVWSLLAAISMIIVSFVGIDSSAYATMPANTATASGTAATTNRNVTVIAFQQNWNSIAKECTDTYGPEGVGYVEISPPQETIKGAQWWTSYQPVSYKLDSKLGTEAELKSMIATCKAAGVGIIADAVINHMAGTGQAGTGVAGSTYSDGNFPAVPYTSSDFHTCTKNVSDYTKADEVWNCRVTGLQDLNTASSSVQDKIAAYMKKLLDLGVAGFRVDAAKHMDPKDLSAIKVKLAQKSGIAEDKIYWNQETLGNASEAAEIQPENYTSTGEVHEMNFAYDLKNAFNGNNGGLAGLQNFSSKLLPSENASVFVSNWDSERNNSTLTYRNGSKYQLANAFMLAYGYGTPYINSGYTFENSATGHDAGAPGATQTSIPDVSCTPKSGWLCVQRWTSIRGMVGFHNNVSGAVTNWWSNGSDAIAFERAKTGYLAINNSSSDISRTFTTSLPAGEYCNVYAAGDCSSTVTVGADGSFKATVPKHSALAIYTKALKSSWKGTQKSDPMDPDISQEDNKSSQKTDNTVTIYFKTDWKTPYIHHQTADGWTDVPGEAMTKACDGYYSASVKLVDGSLEFLFNDGNGTWDHPNGADSGNYTISKQEDVTVANGKISASAPCSVTDKASTKLIVHYRPKSGDTAADQRGVYVWGTSKTGKTLDGKNYAFNQASDSFGKVFSMNFDGAYKSLGVIVTTTDWNKDGQSDRTVDTSSGTGEIWVLGGDETTYTEPPAQAGIKLTKLDVTIHYHRPDGNYDNWDVWKWADGIADGLPATFSSHDSFGKIATYSLSSDSGVTGAKFIIRYGGDAWTGRESNGVDADGGRSIPWSAITITGKNTGKAEVWIVSADTTVYTNPSVIDLSSKITHAEISGLNEITVTLNRTASADNLQGKISLDSKKIKSYKVDGTKVIITTSDEIKANEAVKISITGYNDATAIAGSMVRTNAFDAKYSYSGNDLGATYSQKSTTFKVWAPTAQSVKLNTYRSTVSDSGLDKSYNMTLSGRGVWTVTVKGDCKDTAYDFTLTFPDGKVNQAADPYGRASTVNGGRSVVLSAKEMTPANWGKRMSAFSNPTDAVITEMSIRDFSASSTSGVSQSKRGKYLGVVEKGTKNSKGQATGLDYLKESGTTHVQIMPTYDFNNVNGEIGNNVAYNWGYDPMNYNVPEGSYSSNPATPSTRITEMKQMIQGLHKAGIRVIMDVVYNHVYDANKHVFNQIVPGYYFRYDSSGNLVSNSGCGNDTASERSMVRKYIVDSVTYWAKNYNLDGFRFDLMGLLDLQTMKAVRSALDKIDPSIMVVGEGWDMNTTMGKDKMSIQPNGYQLTTNKSTIGFFNDSYRDAIKGSVFNAEAKGFVQGQFGNESLLANNFLGCQNQKGFAACTNGNANVKYSGPSQVVQYVEVHDNLTLYDKLKASMPKESDATITKRDELANSMVLLSQGTPEIQLGQAFLRTKGGNDNSYNAGDSVNAIDWDRLSTYKASADYVKGLIALRKAVPALRQRSYASLNAHSKVLAQSDGVLAFELSDSSGTYVVAFNANTSQKKLSGLKKSTYTVVSSGNTVDTKAVAAIAKLVKTGKMDSREGQGSRFTEVNSDGTYILPALGTLVLRQGSLLKASSGKSDQDKDHGKSSKPALKLSVHVIVAGGRLTVFISGLKAHTEYTLWLHSSPIRLTNVTTDSKGSASVTVTIPASAPAGKHTIVVTDVVTDKNKTAPALASDSLKVKAPAKSAPSPSKNPSGKNTQSHGSADGKIAQHPAGDKNQNGVNRKGGKISAAPATTSPGTSRLSATGAGLGAVSSVFLLLLAAAAGAVIIRRKADSKK; encoded by the coding sequence ATGAAAAAATTAAAGATAAGCAAGATTGTGTGGTCGTTGCTTGCCGCGATTTCCATGATCATTGTCAGCTTTGTTGGTATAGACTCATCTGCCTATGCAACAATGCCGGCAAACACGGCAACTGCATCAGGAACAGCTGCAACCACCAACCGCAATGTAACGGTTATCGCTTTTCAGCAAAACTGGAATTCGATTGCCAAGGAATGTACTGATACATATGGCCCCGAGGGAGTGGGATATGTAGAGATTTCTCCTCCTCAGGAAACTATCAAGGGTGCTCAATGGTGGACCTCCTATCAGCCGGTCAGCTATAAACTTGACTCCAAGCTAGGGACCGAGGCAGAGCTGAAAAGCATGATTGCTACCTGCAAGGCTGCCGGTGTAGGAATTATTGCTGATGCTGTCATCAACCATATGGCAGGGACGGGCCAGGCAGGTACCGGTGTTGCTGGGAGTACCTATTCTGATGGCAATTTCCCTGCTGTCCCCTATACATCCTCCGATTTCCACACCTGCACTAAGAATGTCAGTGATTATACCAAGGCTGATGAGGTATGGAACTGCCGGGTAACTGGTCTGCAGGATCTGAACACAGCCAGCAGCTCTGTCCAGGACAAGATTGCGGCCTATATGAAGAAGCTCCTAGATCTGGGTGTGGCAGGTTTCCGAGTTGATGCAGCCAAACACATGGATCCCAAGGATTTAAGTGCTATTAAGGTGAAACTGGCTCAAAAGTCCGGCATTGCGGAAGACAAGATCTATTGGAATCAGGAGACCCTGGGCAATGCCAGTGAGGCAGCAGAGATTCAGCCTGAGAACTACACCAGCACTGGTGAAGTTCACGAGATGAATTTTGCTTACGATCTGAAGAATGCTTTCAATGGGAATAACGGCGGTCTGGCCGGCCTGCAGAATTTTTCCAGCAAGCTGCTTCCCTCAGAGAATGCTTCTGTTTTCGTTTCAAACTGGGACAGCGAACGCAACAACAGCACACTGACTTATCGAAACGGGTCTAAGTATCAGTTGGCTAATGCCTTCATGCTGGCCTATGGGTACGGCACCCCTTACATCAATTCTGGCTACACGTTTGAAAACTCTGCTACAGGCCATGACGCCGGTGCTCCAGGCGCCACCCAGACCAGCATCCCCGACGTTTCTTGCACGCCTAAATCGGGTTGGCTCTGTGTTCAGCGCTGGACGTCCATCCGTGGCATGGTGGGCTTCCATAACAATGTCAGTGGGGCGGTGACCAACTGGTGGTCTAATGGCTCGGATGCCATCGCATTTGAGCGGGCAAAGACCGGCTACCTTGCCATCAATAATTCATCCAGCGACATAAGCAGGACTTTTACCACCTCCCTGCCTGCTGGCGAATACTGCAACGTTTACGCTGCAGGTGACTGCTCTTCTACGGTTACTGTAGGGGCTGACGGCAGCTTCAAGGCTACTGTTCCTAAGCATTCTGCCTTGGCTATCTATACCAAGGCTCTCAAGTCCTCGTGGAAGGGGACTCAGAAGTCCGATCCTATGGATCCTGATATCTCTCAGGAAGACAATAAGTCTTCCCAGAAGACCGATAACACGGTTACCATTTACTTCAAGACTGATTGGAAGACTCCATATATTCATCATCAGACCGCTGACGGATGGACTGATGTTCCCGGGGAGGCAATGACCAAGGCCTGCGATGGCTACTATTCAGCATCAGTCAAGCTGGTGGATGGAAGTTTGGAGTTCCTTTTCAATGATGGCAATGGTACCTGGGACCATCCCAACGGGGCCGACAGCGGGAACTACACGATCTCCAAGCAGGAGGATGTTACCGTTGCCAACGGGAAAATTTCTGCCTCAGCTCCCTGCTCAGTAACCGACAAAGCATCGACCAAGCTGATTGTCCATTACCGGCCGAAGTCCGGCGATACAGCTGCTGATCAGCGTGGAGTCTATGTGTGGGGAACCAGCAAGACTGGGAAGACCCTTGATGGAAAGAATTATGCCTTCAATCAGGCCAGTGATTCCTTCGGCAAGGTGTTCTCCATGAACTTCGATGGAGCGTATAAGTCCCTGGGTGTGATTGTCACCACCACCGATTGGAACAAGGACGGTCAGTCTGACCGCACGGTCGACACGTCCAGCGGAACCGGAGAAATCTGGGTCCTGGGAGGCGATGAAACAACCTATACTGAACCTCCTGCCCAGGCAGGAATCAAGCTTACTAAGCTGGATGTGACCATTCACTATCATCGTCCCGATGGCAATTACGACAACTGGGATGTGTGGAAGTGGGCCGATGGTATTGCTGACGGCCTGCCGGCCACCTTCAGCTCCCATGATTCCTTCGGCAAGATTGCCACCTACAGTCTGAGCTCAGACAGCGGAGTAACGGGAGCGAAATTCATCATCCGCTATGGCGGGGATGCCTGGACTGGCCGTGAGAGCAATGGCGTGGATGCTGATGGCGGCAGGTCTATTCCTTGGTCAGCTATCACCATAACCGGGAAGAATACGGGCAAGGCAGAAGTCTGGATTGTGTCTGCAGACACTACGGTATATACCAACCCTAGTGTGATAGACCTATCCAGCAAGATTACCCATGCGGAAATCAGCGGTTTGAATGAGATTACTGTAACCCTCAACCGCACAGCTTCTGCTGACAATCTACAAGGGAAGATCAGCCTGGACTCTAAAAAGATTAAGTCCTATAAGGTCGATGGCACCAAGGTCATTATCACCACTAGTGATGAAATCAAGGCTAATGAAGCTGTGAAGATTTCCATTACCGGCTACAATGATGCTACTGCCATCGCCGGTTCCATGGTTAGGACTAATGCTTTTGATGCCAAGTACTCATACAGTGGCAACGATCTTGGCGCTACTTACTCTCAGAAGAGCACTACCTTCAAGGTATGGGCACCGACTGCTCAGTCTGTCAAGCTCAATACCTACAGATCTACCGTATCTGATTCTGGCTTGGACAAGTCCTACAACATGACCCTGTCCGGTAGGGGAGTGTGGACAGTAACCGTAAAGGGAGACTGCAAGGATACTGCCTACGATTTCACCCTGACCTTCCCCGACGGAAAAGTCAATCAGGCTGCCGATCCTTATGGACGGGCTTCTACAGTCAACGGAGGCCGTTCAGTTGTGCTTTCTGCCAAGGAAATGACCCCGGCGAATTGGGGCAAGCGCATGTCAGCCTTCAGCAACCCGACCGATGCGGTGATCACCGAGATGTCCATCCGAGATTTCTCTGCCTCTTCTACTTCTGGAGTGTCTCAGTCCAAGCGAGGCAAGTATCTGGGCGTTGTTGAGAAAGGGACCAAGAATTCCAAGGGGCAGGCCACGGGTCTGGATTATCTGAAGGAGTCCGGCACCACTCACGTTCAGATTATGCCTACTTACGATTTCAACAATGTCAACGGAGAGATTGGCAACAATGTGGCCTATAACTGGGGCTACGATCCTATGAACTACAATGTTCCTGAAGGGTCATATTCCAGCAATCCGGCCACCCCATCCACCCGCATCACTGAGATGAAGCAGATGATTCAGGGCTTGCACAAGGCCGGAATCAGGGTCATCATGGATGTGGTTTATAACCATGTTTATGATGCCAACAAGCATGTTTTCAATCAGATTGTTCCTGGCTATTACTTCCGCTATGACAGCAGCGGAAACCTGGTCAGCAACTCTGGATGCGGCAATGATACGGCTTCGGAGAGATCTATGGTTCGTAAGTACATTGTGGATTCAGTGACGTACTGGGCCAAGAATTACAACCTGGATGGCTTCCGCTTTGACCTGATGGGTCTGCTTGATCTGCAGACCATGAAGGCCGTCCGTTCTGCCCTCGATAAGATTGATCCTTCCATCATGGTCGTTGGTGAAGGCTGGGATATGAATACCACCATGGGCAAGGACAAGATGTCCATTCAGCCTAATGGCTACCAGTTGACGACGAACAAGTCCACAATTGGTTTCTTCAATGATTCCTACCGCGATGCCATCAAGGGCAGCGTTTTCAATGCTGAAGCCAAGGGATTTGTTCAGGGACAGTTTGGGAATGAAAGCCTGCTGGCTAATAACTTCTTGGGCTGCCAGAATCAGAAAGGATTTGCTGCCTGCACTAACGGGAATGCCAACGTGAAGTACAGTGGCCCCTCTCAGGTAGTGCAGTATGTGGAGGTTCACGATAATCTGACCTTATATGACAAATTGAAGGCCAGTATGCCCAAGGAGAGTGACGCCACCATTACCAAGCGTGATGAGCTGGCCAACTCCATGGTTCTGCTCTCTCAGGGCACTCCTGAAATTCAGCTGGGTCAGGCTTTTCTAAGAACTAAGGGCGGCAATGACAACAGCTACAATGCCGGGGATTCGGTCAACGCTATTGATTGGGATCGGCTCAGTACCTATAAGGCTTCTGCTGATTACGTTAAGGGTTTGATTGCCTTGCGCAAGGCTGTTCCTGCCCTCAGGCAGAGGAGCTATGCTTCTTTGAACGCTCACAGCAAGGTTTTGGCTCAATCTGACGGAGTTCTGGCTTTTGAGCTGTCCGATTCTTCCGGTACCTATGTGGTGGCTTTCAATGCCAACACCAGCCAGAAGAAGCTGTCCGGCCTGAAAAAGTCCACCTATACGGTAGTTTCCTCTGGGAACACAGTTGATACCAAGGCTGTTGCCGCCATCGCCAAACTGGTGAAGACAGGAAAGATGGACAGCAGGGAGGGACAAGGCTCCCGGTTCACAGAGGTAAACTCTGATGGAACCTACATTCTGCCTGCCCTGGGAACTCTGGTTCTGCGCCAGGGCAGCCTGCTCAAGGCTTCCAGCGGCAAGTCTGATCAGGACAAGGATCATGGTAAGAGTTCCAAGCCTGCCTTGAAGCTCAGTGTCCATGTGATTGTTGCCGGCGGTCGGCTGACAGTGTTCATTTCTGGTCTGAAGGCCCATACCGAGTACACGCTCTGGCTGCACTCGTCTCCGATCAGGCTGACTAATGTCACCACAGACAGCAAGGGGAGTGCCTCTGTCACGGTGACAATTCCTGCTTCGGCACCAGCAGGGAAGCATACTATTGTGGTGACTGATGTGGTGACCGACAAGAATAAGACGGCACCGGCTCTTGCCAGTGACTCCCTGAAGGTGAAAGCTCCGGCTAAGTCTGCCCCGTCTCCTTCAAAGAATCCGTCCGGTAAGAACACTCAGTCTCATGGGTCAGCAGATGGGAAGATTGCCCAGCATCCGGCTGGTGATAAAAACCAGAACGGTGTGAACCGGAAGGGAGGCAAGATTTCCGCTGCTCCTGCCACAACATCTCCAGGCACTTCCCGCCTGTCAGCAACAGGCGCTGGCCTGGGGGCCGTCAGCTCTGTCTTCCTCCTCTTGCTTGCTGCCGCAGCTGGAGCAGTGATTATTCGCAGGAAGGCTGACAGCAAAAAGTAA
- a CDS encoding ABC transporter permease/substrate-binding protein: MTNLINTFTSRFSDWTAALLQHLQISLLSLLLAIVISIPLAIWLYNKKKAAEAILQVTGIFQTIPSLALLGLLIPFMGIGTVPAVTALVIYALFPIVQGTITGLQGIDPNLVEAGTAFGMTSWERLRKYELPLAMPVIIAGVRTSAVMIIGTATLASLIGAGGLGDFILLGIDRNNNSLILIGAISSALLAILFSAVIRWLEKKSLKKIMAAFLVLVLGLIGSFTPAMITHATSSDTLVIAGKLGPEPEILMNMYKQLIEDETNISVTVKPNFGKTTFLYKALLRGDIDIYPEFTGTVTESLLKTKPPVSTHPATVYRQARDGIKKQDSLILLKPMKFEDTYAVAVKKSYAHQFGLKDISDLKKVQASAKAAFTAEFNDRDDGNRGLASKYGLKLSVITMDPSLRYTAIKDNTVQIVDAYSTDAEIAQYNLVTLTDSKHLFPPYQGAPLMKASLLKKHPELEGILNKLAGKITDAQMSQMNYQVKVQGKSASSVAHAYLLKEGLLKK; this comes from the coding sequence ATGACCAACCTGATTAACACATTCACCTCTCGTTTTTCCGACTGGACAGCGGCCCTTCTCCAGCACCTGCAGATTTCCCTTCTCTCCCTCCTGCTGGCGATTGTGATTTCCATCCCCCTGGCTATCTGGCTTTACAACAAGAAAAAAGCCGCTGAAGCCATTTTGCAGGTAACCGGAATTTTCCAGACCATTCCTTCCCTGGCCCTTCTGGGCTTGCTTATCCCCTTCATGGGAATCGGTACTGTACCAGCAGTGACAGCACTGGTAATTTATGCTCTCTTCCCTATCGTTCAAGGAACCATCACCGGCCTGCAAGGAATTGATCCCAATCTGGTGGAAGCTGGTACTGCCTTTGGCATGACCTCCTGGGAACGGCTTCGAAAATATGAGCTTCCCCTGGCAATGCCGGTTATTATTGCCGGCGTGAGGACTTCTGCAGTCATGATTATTGGCACCGCTACCCTGGCTTCCCTCATTGGAGCCGGAGGTTTAGGAGACTTCATTCTGCTGGGAATCGACAGGAATAATAATTCGCTCATTCTAATTGGTGCCATCTCTTCAGCCCTTCTGGCTATTCTCTTCAGTGCCGTAATCCGCTGGCTGGAAAAGAAATCGCTGAAGAAAATCATGGCTGCCTTCCTGGTCCTGGTCCTTGGCCTGATCGGCTCCTTTACTCCTGCCATGATTACCCATGCCACCAGTTCCGATACCCTGGTCATAGCCGGGAAGCTGGGCCCCGAGCCGGAGATTCTCATGAATATGTATAAACAGCTGATTGAGGATGAGACCAATATTTCGGTGACCGTCAAGCCTAACTTTGGCAAAACAACCTTCCTCTACAAGGCTCTTCTGCGGGGCGATATAGATATCTACCCTGAATTCACCGGAACTGTTACCGAAAGCCTGCTCAAAACCAAGCCTCCTGTATCCACTCATCCCGCCACGGTTTACCGTCAAGCCAGGGATGGGATAAAAAAGCAGGATAGCCTGATCCTCCTGAAGCCTATGAAGTTTGAAGATACTTATGCCGTCGCTGTCAAGAAATCATATGCACACCAGTTTGGGCTGAAAGATATTTCCGATCTGAAAAAGGTCCAAGCCAGCGCCAAGGCGGCCTTTACTGCTGAGTTTAACGACAGGGATGATGGCAACCGTGGGCTTGCCAGCAAATATGGCCTCAAACTGTCGGTCATCACTATGGATCCCTCGCTGCGGTATACAGCCATTAAGGATAACACAGTTCAGATTGTTGATGCTTACTCTACCGATGCTGAAATTGCCCAGTATAATCTGGTAACTCTGACCGACAGCAAGCACCTGTTCCCTCCCTACCAGGGAGCACCTCTGATGAAGGCATCCCTTCTGAAAAAACACCCAGAGCTGGAAGGGATTCTGAATAAGCTGGCGGGCAAGATTACCGATGCTCAGATGAGCCAGATGAACTACCAGGTGAAGGTACAGGGCAAGTCTGCTTCCAGCGTAGCTCATGCTTACCTGCTCAAGGAGGGGCTGCTGAAAAAGTAG
- a CDS encoding ABC transporter ATP-binding protein, whose protein sequence is MIEFKKVSKYYGDSTVIDEETFTVQTGEFFVLVGPSGGGKTTTLKMINRLVDPSSGQILLDGVDISTIPLRQLRLEMGYVLQQIALFPNMTVGQNIVLIPEMKGWDKDKRTAKAKELLETVGLDPSTYFDRYPSELSGGEQQRIGILRAIIANPKVLLMDEPFSALDPITRAQLQDVTVDLHNKLNITIIFVTHDINEALYLADRICVVQDGRIAQTGSPDDIENHPANQFVSDLFTHTHRRRKA, encoded by the coding sequence ATGATTGAATTTAAGAAAGTGTCCAAATATTACGGAGACAGCACAGTCATCGATGAGGAGACTTTTACCGTACAAACCGGTGAATTCTTTGTTTTAGTCGGCCCCAGCGGAGGAGGCAAAACCACCACCCTGAAAATGATCAACCGCCTGGTTGACCCCAGTTCGGGCCAAATTCTGCTGGATGGGGTGGATATAAGCACCATCCCCCTGCGACAGCTTCGGCTGGAAATGGGCTATGTGCTTCAGCAGATTGCCCTCTTCCCCAATATGACCGTAGGGCAAAATATTGTTCTTATCCCCGAAATGAAAGGGTGGGATAAAGACAAGCGGACAGCTAAAGCCAAAGAACTGCTGGAAACTGTAGGGCTAGACCCAAGCACCTACTTCGACCGGTACCCTTCTGAGTTGTCCGGAGGGGAGCAGCAGAGGATTGGAATCCTCCGCGCCATTATTGCCAATCCCAAAGTCCTCCTGATGGATGAGCCCTTCAGCGCCCTGGACCCCATAACCAGAGCCCAGCTCCAGGATGTTACTGTGGATCTGCACAACAAACTGAACATTACTATAATCTTCGTTACCCATGATATTAATGAAGCTCTCTATCTCGCTGACCGCATCTGTGTAGTGCAGGATGGTCGCATTGCCCAGACAGGAAGCCCGGATGACATTGAGAATCACCCAGCAAACCAATTCGTGTCTGACCTGTTTACCCACACTCATCGCAGGAGGAAAGCATGA